In the genome of Impatiens glandulifera chromosome 6, dImpGla2.1, whole genome shotgun sequence, the window CGGAACCCAAGGATATCAAGCTTATTCTAGTCCAAAACAAATCCTACAATGATATGGAGAGCATTTTCATCTATCATCTAGATGCCTCACTACCAATCAGCATCACATGGCTATATTACATGTATTTTGTTTCCAATCTGTAACATTTTATCTATCTTATTATCTATTGATTATGAACTCATAGAAGACAGTAGAAGTGTGAACTCGGGATCTGTTTAAATTAGAACTGCAGCAAACACTGCAGAATAACCTTATAGCTTATAGGTTTATAGCTTATTGATTATATACAACCCCTAAGAAAATAAACAATCCTACATAAACTCGCAGTTGCAAAGTAAAAAAAGGGAAATACCAAAGGAAAAATGGGGTAAAAATACCAATTTCAATTGCTTCATAATGCTTCACAAACTCTGAACAGAACTCATAAATCCATGGATTCAACATGGTATATCTACTTACTACAGAAAAATAGTGCAAGAAAATAATTGGAGGATAATATATAAGAAGAACAATTATTTAGACTGGCAGTGGATTGGCTTACAAGAAGCTGATAATACTCTGCCTCCCTCAAAAGCTCCGCATATTCAGAATCTTTTAGTGAAGGAATAACACCATCTCTCAACCAATTCAGAATGTGACGAAAATGTTTTCCATCTCTATCAACAAACACATACCCCTGATAAAAAAAACCAAGCATTTGAAGCAGATAACAGCTGCCTTATAAGACAAGTCAATACATTCTCTTCCATACAAACTAATGAGAAATAAACAGCCTCTTGACATATTCCAGACAAAACACAACCACCTATTGTCAGAGACTTCATATTAAAGAATTTACCTTTTTAgttcattttcatttatcatcatttaattgaccaaaatgaaaaaaaaacatggccaattttaaacttataaactTCAGTATCAGAAAACAAGACATCTGAAGATTGCAAAAGTATTACTAATAAATACAACAATAAAATTCCCCTGAACATACCTTTGCAGATTCCTCACAGACAGTATGACGGCCACTGAACATAGCAGCAAGCATCAAATCTCGTTCACGCATAGTCAAAGTATCAATTGTGGTGGAAAACTTCTTGCCTCCttcaaattataaacaaaacCCAACGAAAAATAATCACTACAATATTGTGCAATAGAAGCTGGGAATACCATTTGATGCGAACTGAAATAAATTGAAGGTCGATTTCATATTGTTCCATGATTGAAAGTATTAGAGACCTGATAGATGCCTTCAGATATCTCGTGAGCCTTTCTTTAGGGGTTcagaatatattattaattgtatttaGTCTGGAGTCTTATGATTTGCTTGATTATGGGGAATTTTTCTTTGATTCAGCGTTTAGAAGGTGCAAAGCTTGATGGTGCCAATATGTTGGGAGTAATCAGGTGATAAAAAAACATTTGCTAATTGGTTTGTGACATGACATTTGAAATGGCTTGACGCATATAGATGGCTTTTTGAACAATTTTTGGAAGGGTTAAGAGGGTGAATTCTAGATGATAGTAAGATTCATATGCTTGACTCATACAGATGACACTAATTAAGACTAGAATTGTGATTGCAGATGATAGTAAGATTCATATGCTTGTATCCTTTGTAAACATAAAGGTGGCAAAAGGGTTGGAAGCAATCATCATCTGATTTCTttccattaattaattacacTATGTTGATAGTTTTGTTCTTTGATGATGATTTTTatgtgattgtgacaaaataacaGTTGTTAATATATAGGTTGAATATATCTACTTCTAAAATGAACCcaacaacaaaacaaatacaactaaCTAAATATGCAATAATGAAGTTGTGGGAGCAAGGAAATGTCTATCTATCTATTATAGTGACAAGagcaagaagaagagatcaaTGATCGATCGATCTTCAAATACTAACTAATATATCTATTTCAAAAACTAAGGGGATGATGATTTTGAAATGTTCTTAAATCTCAACAAGCAAGTCAACTCTATCAATCATTCATTATGTAAGCAAGTAATAAACCACATATACCCAAAACAATTATTTCCCCCCTATGCATGAATTATATTCTTACTACTTTACCcccatttatttatattcctCCCCCTGCTCTTCCTCTGGTCCCCAATCTCCCTATGCATGTCCCCACCCTGGATATCCCAAACACACTTTCTCATCAAAATCCTCAtctttctccttctccttctcctcctccttacTCCCTTCGTCTTTGTCTTTCAAAAGAAATACTACATAAATCTCGACTTCATACTCAAAcacataatcaaaatattaagtATGAATCATATTCTAAAATGAAGTTATAAAGAAACAAACCGGCATCATATCTTCTTCTTACCATCTTCTGTTATTGCTGCTGTAACATTTACTAGACTTTCCCAACAGCATTGTACTTGAAAGTAAGGTAGAGTACCATGAACCAAATCATGAACCGCAATAGGCTCTACTGACTCATATTCTATATTGTACCAAACCAATGAAGCTTTTGAAACATAATCCATCCACATCAGTACTTTCTTACCAGTTTTTGAATAAGCAACATGTTTTAAAGTTCGAAGTTGTAAGTACTCGGTATGTTCTAATGACAATGAAATCATTTTCGACCAATGTTCATTATTCCCACCGTAGTCCTCTAACAGCCAAATATCAACGATACCTGATTCTTCGTAGTGGCAAGACAGGGATAAGAATCCCTCAAAACTGTCCAAATCTGTTTGGATTCGAGAATCAGTGTACTCGGGATTTGAAACAATTCGGAATTTCTCTGTAACAAGATCAAGTGCCACGATAAAACTCTCCACAAAATCTAAGAATTTTCCTGACATCCAGAACAGAGACCCATTACATAGGGCATTTCTTCCCTCAAAGTTTGGCAAATGACGACACCTCTCTACGTGGTGCcacaaatttgattttaaatcatAAGCATGAATATCATAATCGAGGCCGTCTCTTGGATCCTTTCTAAATTTGTCCATTTTCACCACTTTGTATTCGTCGTTTATTCCATTATAACCAAAATAATAGTGAGGAGTGTAATATGTAGGCACCTTTTGTCGTCCTTCTTctgtggtggtggtggaggcgTCTGAGGCAGTTGTTTAGACTCTCTTGTAGAGGGATTGCATACAAAAACATCGTTGATATGGCTTGCCATGCAGATTAAACCGTTATGGCTCCCACAAAATACACCGCGGGTCAATGGTGGGTGGTCAATTGCTACATGGTAAAGATCGTTGCCGAGGGAATAAAAATCAACCTGGAAGTATTGTTCTTGCATCACCTCTTGTAAACGGTTGATTTGCGCGTGCGGTTGAGGTTGGTCTTTCTTTGGACCGATCTGTTCATATGTATTTTGACGAAATCCGGGCTACTGATGAGGTCACTCCAAAGATTAGATACGCATTTTAAACATAGCAGATCCTTAACATTGAATCGGCAAAGAATTTCTCCTAAAATATCATCCGGCAATGAGGAAATCTCAGAcatctacaaaaaaaaacagaCAATGCAAGATTGTATTAAGCCACATAGATTGAAATAcagtttatttatatgatcatCCTTAAACTTAGGTCTCAGACATCTTATTCCTATCAGTCAGTCAGATAGAATTAGGTATGCAATGAGAGCAATATGAATAACAATAGAGGATCTATCGAGAGAGATCGATCAATCACCCAATTAAAAGGCATACAAACGATAGAATTATGAAATAGGTATGCAATGAGAGCGataacaagaagaagaagagaatcgATAACAAACAATGAAATCAAATTCACAAACTGAGTTTAGTGAGTGGACTTGAGAGAGCTTACAACCTTCTTCTCTGCTACACAAATTTTACGAAACACCTGACATGCATAagtttttacatatttttagttattattcAATGTTCATTGAAGATCAATCAGTTGAATTGGgattcaaattttatatcaaTGAACTTATTCATTTCCTCTTCTTCGTCCATACATATTCCTATCGTCGGTCGTTCGATCATTAGAAAACCACCACGGAAAAGTTCATTGAATTTAACAAATCAATTTTCTGTTGGAAATTCCAATTAGGATTTCTAGTCAGTCAGTCAATAGGAACTACGTACGTACCTAGGCTAGTATATAGGGTTAAACCAAAGATCAAGCAAGCAATCAGATAACATTAATATGATCATCATAACATGAATAAAACGATATGAACATTAATATCTTAACAAACTGCTTGAGTTTGGTTTGGAATTTGATGTTAAAACGATCAAGAAAGAGACCTTACAAATTTCTACAAGTACCTCAATCAAAATAGAAGACAGACAAACTGTAATGTAATGGAAGCAGATGTAGTAGTAGCGTTAGGAGCTCCAACGAACATTTTCTACCCTTGAAGATGACGATGACGGTGGTTACAAAGAGCGGTTTTCACTCTCTTCTCCTTGGGAGCAGTTGTAGTTGATCTCAAGTTGTAGTCATTATATATGTAGTCAAATCTAGTGAGAGATTGAAGATTAGAAGTTGTATCAAAGATAGAGGCAGCTCTTGATTGATCGGATAAATGAGCTCCGGTCGGCGAGGCAGTTTCTTCAAATTTGTGTAGCAGTTCTGGGAGGAGAGAAGAAGTTATAGTTCTGGGAGAGCGCGCGCGCCTTTTTtcataattagtttttaatattttgattattgttTATCATTTCTTAATTGAATGATTGTTTAtaaacaaaacaagaaaaaaaatatagcaTTTCAAACCCCTTAGTTCAGGTCGTGGCGTCGGGTTGCTAaaatgggaaatttgataacACGACCCTTAAAAGACCCCAATTCTCATATTTAACTTCCAAAAAAACCTTTATGatttctaacattttttataaaaaatttcccCTTTTCCCCTTACTAACCTCTTCCCTTTTTTTTCGTTTTCTTTTCCTTCCTTTCCCTCTCATTCACGGGTTGGTCCCCACATTTCCCATTTCCCAAACCCAATCACCTTCTCTTCTTCTCCATTTCCTTTCCACCGCGACCCCACCACCCTCCCTTCCCCCAACTGCCAGCCACCGAACTCCGAGGGAGACCCAACTATCACCGCCGCCACCGCCAACGACACAGCTTCGCTGAGACCCAGCGACGATACCCGAGACCCAACTAAGACCCCGCGACGAGACCAACCGACCAACATCTAAATAGGTACGTTCATTTATATCATTCTCATTTCATTCACGTTGTCCGATGAAATGACTACATATGAAGAATTAACTGAAATCGTTTATGATGCTATTCGTGTGGACAAAGTGAAATATGATTTAGTGTTGAAAGTGAAGTATAATTgtctttttaaaagaatttcTCCTGCTGTTATCTGATGTGATAAAGATGTGATGTTCTATGTGCAACATATTTTGACTTCACCCCAAGAGAAAAGCACTCCTCTTTGTGTatctttagtagagaagtcacaacCTTCACACCCAACAGATGAAATCCAAAGAGAGGAGGTTCCTGAATTTGAGCATGATGATTCACTCCCCCAAAATGATATACACAAtgcagaaaatgaagaacaacaagtcTCATTTCTTCATCCGAGTGAATTGGCTGCTAGTACCCCCCTTTTGAACCCAGGTCAGCCACTTCCCTTATGAGGAAAACATCCATCCATGTTGAGGAACCAATCTCGGTTGAAACACATGCTCAATTAACCCTTGAAAACGGATTGGAAGTGGGTACGTTTTATGAGaacaaaaaagaacttcaattgaGGGTGCATAGATatgcgatggctaatcattttgaattcaaaatcgaAAAGTCAACAAAAGTTCTTTGGTTTGTGAAATGTGTGAATGAGAATTGCAAATGGAGGTTGCGTGCCGTGAAAGGGAAATTTTaagagatgtttgagattcgaaaattattaaatgaacacacatgctcaattttgGCGAGGTAAGCACCATCATGGGTAATTGCGGAGTGCATCAAacgtaagtacatggaccatcaccatgaccacatgcctaagaaaataatggaagacatgcagacaaTTTATGGGTTTAAGCTGaaatataataaggcttggaggtctaGGGAACAAGCCTTAATGGCAGTGCGAGGAACAGTGGAGGAATCATATGGAAAATTGTCATCATACCTGTTCGTGTTGGCGAAGAATAACCcaggtaccataactgacattcagacggatgagcatggccatttcagatatatgttcatgtccatAGGCTGCTCAATTAGAGGTTTCAGGTAttgtcgtccagtattgtgcgtcgatgccagttttTTAAACACAAGATTGGAAGTCAATTATTGATTGcgattgcattggatgcgaatgaacaactatttCTCGTTGCTTTTGGCGTCGTTGATtcggagaataataactcttggacatatttcatgcaacaatTCAGAGTGGCAATTGGATTAGTCCCAGATCTCGTCTTAGGATATTCCAGAAAATATCAAGGAACGAGTTTGTCTAAAACCCCCCATCAAAGTTAAGAAGGGTCGACCAACAACAAAGCGTAGGCCATCACAAGGTGAGCCTCGTAAGGAATAGAGACAGTGCAACTCATGTGGCGGTCGAGGCcataatagggcaacatgcaaagaaGTGATGTCTGCACCATCTACCTCAAGACAACAAGTGTCACAACCTTCACAACCGTCACAGTTGGCCCAACCTTCACCATTTTCATCTTTGCCACATTCTCTAGACAATATttcttttggttaaattgtatctTTTTGTTAAATTGTATGTTTTTGTACCAACTGAATCAGTTACTATTCAACatgatgttttatatatatatatatgtaggtgGTGGTTTTGTTCATGtgttagttttttaatatatgtcaTGTATGTGCAGGTGGAAACATTTGTGCAGGtattgggcgtggggcgtgggtcttgggcgtggggcgtgggtcttggaCGAGGGGCGTGAgacttgggcgtggggcttgggcatGGGGTTGGGGCTTGGGCcatgggcgtggggcgtgggccttggGCGTGAGGCTTAGACGTGAGGCTTGGGCGTGGGGATTGGGTGTGGGGATCAAgtgtggggcttgggcgtggtgcttgggcgtggagcgtgggcgtggggcgtggggcgtggggcattgggcgtggggcgtggggctttaCATATTATTACTTGAATAAATTTAAGGTTTTGTTATACTTGGAAAATCTCAGTCATTTAAATCTAACAAAGACAgcaataattaactaattttagaATGAAATTTGAAGCAAacaaattaactatttatattcaatttagaTCAGGGGTCTACAATTTGATGGAATAATCTTACTGCCCATTTGTTTCtccaaaaattcatatttttagtgATCACATTTGATACAACCAATGAGGTAGTAAGGTATTCCAAATGCATAATAGTAAAACCCCACAGTCCCCACTTTTGGTTGTCTTTGGGACTGTTGGGTGTGGTATTATAGAATATGACATCCTATCCAATTTGATATGTGGAAACCTTTCCTTATCGCCCGTGGTGAACCCCTGTTCAAGCAAGTACGGAACAATTACACACATTGGTTTCAAGAAGTCGTCATATTCATCTTTTGGGAACATATTCTGTTCGTAGTCATATACATATATGCACCAATCTTGTAGATGAATTTTGCACAGGACCCAGTGCTTCTACTTTAGTTTCAAGGGTACATATATCATATCAACAATATTCCAAGGATTACTTCCTTCACCAAATACGTATTCCATGAGATCGTCGAATTTGTAGCCTGCAGGATTCGGGGTAAACATATCATAGCGATTGTTCATCTTCTGAGAGAATTTAGAGTCAGCAATTGAGAAATTTCTTGGATATGTCTTAGGGAACTCTGCAACCCTTCGTTTTATTAGATGACAGATTTCATCTATCTCCTgcgaaaaaaattattgattaagcAAAATTATTGGGCGTAGAACGTGGGCgtggggttgagcgtggggcttgggcgtgagGCGTGTGGCTTGGGCATGGAgattgggcgtggggcgtggggcttgggcgtggggcatgGGCCTTGGGCATGGGGTGTGAGGCTTGGGCATGAGGCTTGGGCGTGGGGATTGAGTGTGGGGTGTGGGACTTGGGCGTGCAGCGTGGGCCTTGGGCGTGAGGCTTGGGCGTGGGGATCAAgtgtggggcttgggcgtggagcgtgggagtgggcgtggggcgtgggccttgggccttgggcgtggggcgtggggcgtgggccttgggcgtgggggttgggcatggggcgtggggcgtgagggttgggcgtgaggcgtgggggttgagcgtggggcgtggggcttacaaaaataaagaataaaaatacttaCCGTATCATGTAACCATTCTTGAGGCTTGAGCAATCTGTTGAAAAAAGAACGATCTGCAGAGCAAACCGTCGACTCCTTGAAATCCTCTCCATCACTCTTTAACCATTTCTTCAACTCCTTCATCTTTTCCTCGTCAATTCGTAACAAAGGATTAACCTTAACCGGATCATTTAGTTTAAACTCTTTCCCACCAAGGTTGGTGTAGTCCCCCAATTGTTTCGACTTCTTCTTTCTCCGAAAATTTTTACCAACAAATTGTGATGGAGTCAATTGTTTCACATCATTCACCTCCTTCTCCTTCCCcttattcttctccttcttcttctcctcagTCTCCACAATCACCTCCTTCACAATTTCCTTATTCACCTCTCATCTTTCTTCTCCTTTGGAACATGGGGCAAATCTTCTTTCTGCACAATCAAAAAATTAGATTAATCTACATTGTGGAACGTAGGGCGTGTGACTTGGTGCAATACTTTGTCATTCTtagtctcctcctccacctcctctttcttctccttATTCTTCTCAGCTTCCACCTCCACTTCCTTCTCCTTATTttcctccacctccacctccttctccttattctcctccacctccacctccttctCCTCTACCTCCACCTCCTTCTCCTTATTCTCCTCTACCTCcaccttcttctcctcctcctatACCTCCTCATTATTGTCATgcacatcatcattcttctctTTATTGTCATgcacatcatcattcttctcctcatgcacatcatcattcttctccTCTGGGCCATCAAAACTTAATTTGCGAGACTTTTGGCGTGGGGCGCGAATCATCATTCTGCACaatgaaaaaattagaataatatacaTTGTGGAACGTGGGGATTCGCACGTTCTATACCATATCTTGTCATTCTCCTCAGTCTTCTCGTCATTCTCCTCAGTCTCCTCGTCCTCCTCCCCAGTCTCCTCGTCCTCCTCCCCAGTCTCCTCGTCCTCCTCCCCAAtctcctcgtcatcctcctcaGTCTCCTCGTCCTCGTACTCGTCATCCTCCTCATCGTTCTGCaaaatcaaaaatgaaatgagattaatttacattttgaggtcttgggcgtggggcttgggcgtggggcgtggggcgtggagCTAGGGCGTGGGGCATGGGGGTGGGtgtggggcttgggcgttgggagtgggggttgggcgtgggggttgggcgtagggcgtggggcgtgaggCTTGGGCGTGTGGGTGTGcaattatatacttttttttgaaTTCCTCTTCTTGTCCAACTTATCAGCATtcctcttcttggccaactcaTCAGCAATCCTCTTCTTGGACAAAATCGCCAGCCTCTCTCGCCTCTCCTTTCTTTCATTCATCTTTCTTGTaatctcatcatcatcctccttagtcttcttcatcttctcgtCATTCTTCCTCTTAGAGTTCATCAACTCATCATTCTTCCTCTTCGTCCTATTCTcattatcaacatcatcattcttcctcTTCGTCCTATTCTCAACATGTGCAAGATCATTATTCTTCCTCTTTGTCGTCCTCTTCTCAGTATCAATTGCAGCAGTACCtgcctcttctttttcttctcctccaccattCTTTTGTTCATTTCTTTGCCCCAATAATGTGATTAGAAGTTGTTGATTCTCCTTCATGAGCTTGATTTCACTTTTAATCTCATTCACATCCTTTTTAATCTCATTCACAACATTTGTTAGCACATCAAGTTTGTCAATTATGTCTTGAGACACTCGATTTGGTGCACAAGATGTAGATTTGTCTTCAGTTGGAATAGGAGTCGTCGCAGAAGGGATTGAATGAGAGGAGCTTTCTTGGCTAGTTTCATCATTAACTTCAGGGACCTTGGGACTAATATGTCTACTCTTCTTGATCGGCGGTTTGGGAGTCCtttcatgtttttctttttcttcaaaaacatcAATATTTCTCTTCCTCGTATCACATCCAAataattcatcataaatgttATCAatctttcatgtttttttttttttaggttgtaagttcaaaacatacctataacatttttaattttatttttaaccgttttaagtttatggacgggtcaacccacaatccgactcaagtatctatttactctcgtatatatattcaaattaactacaTATTTCGACTCTACAAAccatacatttttaaaattaagcatcattatttatatatatatatatatatataaaagtataatttttattacttctttaaaattttattgtataGAAACATTCTAGAGCTTATTTGAaaactcttaaattttttaaaaaatattatttaattattttaaattaattttaattttatcaaaataaagaCATTATTGGagtctaaatttatttaaaatttttacttgtttcaaatattttattcaaatattaatttaaataaaataattttctattttaattataattatatatagatatatatattttaaaaatccgTTCAACTAATTTATAAGTGTTTCTAGAAatgcataatattttaaaatatagtttaattaaatatatatttataaaataaaattatgaatagaCCAACATTATGTCTTTTTCCATTTtctgtctttcttcttcctttctctTGTTCCCACCATTTCTCTCTGATATTTCCATTTTCAGCCAAGCTCTCTGCAAGTCACGTGCCTTCATCATCCTGTTTCAATCTCCTTtctaaaaccctaaatctttaCACTTTAGTCTTTACAAttgatcatcttcttctttcatCTTCCTTTCTCTTCAAAAATGGGCAGTGATGAAAAATTCAGCTTCTACAAGTTCATTCAACCTGGCCAAACATCTTTGGAAACAATGGTACATAACTATCTaacttgttttctttctttctttctgttTCTCCATTGCGTTGATTCACTAACTtagaacataataataaattacagaGAATCCCCCCAAACTTCACCAAGAACTATACAAGAAACTTACCCAAATATGTGACCTTGAGAGGTCCTAATGGCAAGATTTACCCACTTCAACTAAGGAAAGATTCAGCTGGTTTCTCCTTTAAAGAAGATGGGTGGGATTCATTTTTCAAAGACTCGGGTTTTCAAGGTGGGGAATTCACAGTTTTCACTTATGATGAACCATACTCACACTTTGAAGTGAGGATTTTCGATATGAGTGGATTGGAAAGAATGCCATTGATGGGAAGGTATGTATTCTGACTCTCTTTCAGTTCATGTGAAATTTCAGAGATGAAAGAATGCTCTAACAGTTGATTTATTGTTGTTTTAAGCTGTGattccatgtcattgagtgaAGAACTAGCAGTTCCTGCAATTCCATTGAAACAAGTTCATCCAGAAGGCTCTaacaataatgataattatCATCTTTATGATGAGATGTTGGAGAAAGCTGGAATCAAATTCCCTTATATCTTAAAGCGTTTAACCAGTTACCATGTTGAGAAGATTTTCGTGATGGTGAGTTTGTTTGAACTTTTTTGAAAGCAATTATTgatttggttttcttttgtttgattgttttggaaTGGAATTGCagaatttcttatatatattatcctcCAATTATTTTCTTGCACTATTTTTCTGTAGTAAGTAGATATACCATGTTGAATCCATGGATTTATGAGTTCTGTTCCGTTAACTATATCTGTTCAGAGTTTGTGAAGCAATTGAAATTGGTATTTTTACCCCATTTGTCCTTTGGTATTTCCCTTTTTTTACTTTGCAACTGCGAGTTTATGTAGGATTGTTTATTTTCTTAGGGGTTGTATATAATCAATAAGCTATAAACCTATAAGCTATAAGGTTATTCTGCAGTGTTTGCTGCTGTTCTAATTTAAACAGATCCCGAGTTTAGACTTCTACTGTCTTTTATGAGTTCATAATCAATAGATAATAAGATAGATAAAATGTTAGAGATTGGAAACAAAATACATGTAATATAGCCATGTGATGCTGATTGGTAGTGAGGCATCTAGATGATAGATGAAAAAGCTCTCCATATCATTGTAGGATTTGTTTTGGACCAGAACTTGATCCTTGGGTTCCGTAAAGTTTGATAACTGGATAAGGAGATGGCATGAAAAATGACCTTGATATAATCCTCATTTCATATTCTTCGTGAAATCTGACATATTTTCCGTGAACTACTTATAGAGTGGTATTCCTTACAATTATTTGGACTTTGCTCTAAATTCTATTTGCAATTATGCGCAATTTGTTCACTTATTTTGGATGTCTGTTTGAATCAAAATGATTTTCTGTTGAATTAtgcttttatttctttcttattatTAAGGTTAGAAAATGGATTATGGTTTCCTTTGTTCAAGTGGCGTTAGTTACTTTCATACTCATTGGAACAGGTACTAGCAGATGGAATTAATGCTACTTTGAATAAGAGAAAGGAAGATGAAGAGTTGGTTAGTGAATTGACTAGGATAGATATCATCAAATGCTGACTAGTCAGATTTCGAGGATTGAATCTTTCTGGCCTTGATCTTTCAAAGCTGGTAATTTTCCAAACTGCATGCTTGCTTTGCTGTCTCCTGGAGATTTCTAATGCTAATAACTTGGGAAAACTCCATATTGACATTTGCTCTTGATGATTTTAAT includes:
- the LOC124943050 gene encoding F-box protein At5g62510-like, whose translation is MDKFRKDPRDGLDYDIHAYDLKSNLWHHVERCRHLPNFEGRNALCNGSLFWMSGKFLDFVESFIVALDLVTEKFRIVSNPEYTDSRIQTDLDSFEGFLSLSCHYEESGIVDIWLLEDYGGNNEHWSKMISLSLEHTEYLQLRTLKHVAYSKTGKKVLMWMDYVSKASLVWYNIEYESVEPIAVHDLVHGTLPYFQVQCCWESLVNVTAAITEDVEIYVVFLLKDKDEGSKEEEKEKEKDEDFDEKVCLGYPGWGHA
- the LOC124943051 gene encoding DNA ligase 1-like is translated as MKARDLQRAWLKMEISERNGGNKRKEEERQKMEKDIMKRNIDVFEEKEKHERTPKPPIKKSRHISPKVPEVNDETSQESSSHSIPSATTPIPTEDKSTSCAPNRVSQDIIDKLDVLTNVVNEIKKDVNEIKSEIKLMKENQQLLITLLGQRNEQKNGGGEEKEEAGTAAIDTEKRTTKRKNNDLAHVENRTKRKNDDVDNENRTKRKNDELMNSKRKNDEKMKKTKEDDDEITRKMNERKERRERLAILSKKRIADELNDEEDDEYEDEETEEDDEEIGEEDEETGEEDEETGEEDEETEENDEKTEENDKIWYRTMMIRAPRQKSRKLSFDGPEEKNDDVHEEKNDDVHDNKEKNDDVHDNNEEEVIVETEEKKKEKNKGKEKEVNDVKQLTPSQFVGKNFRRKKKSKQLGDYTNLGGKEFKLNDPVKVNPLLRIDEEKMKELKKWLKSDGEDFKESTVCSADRSFFNRLLKPQEWLHDTEIDEICHLIKRRVAEFPKTYPRNFSIADSKFSQKMNNRYDMFTPNPAGYKFDDLMEYVFGEGSNPWNIVDMIYVPLKLK
- the LOC124941957 gene encoding B3 domain-containing protein Os11g0197600-like, giving the protein MGSDEKFSFYKFIQPGQTSLETMRIPPNFTKNYTRNLPKYVTLRGPNGKIYPLQLRKDSAGFSFKEDGWDSFFKDSGFQGGEFTVFTYDEPYSHFEVRIFDMSGLERMPLMGRYVF